A section of the Paenibacillus odorifer genome encodes:
- the def gene encoding peptide deformylase, which translates to MDDIVREGHPVLRTVAQPVELPLQAEDREALQCMLQFLKNSQDPEISEEYKLRSGVGLSANQIGLEKRMFAMYLTDERGRAVEHAWVNPKIISHSLSMVYLPESEGCLSVDRPVHGFVPRYETVKVKGYDLEGKEVVLKFKGYQAIIIQHEIDHLDGIMFYDRINKENPFKLPQGVEIRNLYE; encoded by the coding sequence ATGGATGATATAGTGCGGGAGGGTCATCCCGTACTTCGTACCGTAGCACAACCAGTGGAGCTTCCATTACAGGCGGAAGATCGTGAGGCTTTGCAATGTATGCTTCAATTTCTGAAGAACAGTCAGGACCCGGAGATTTCCGAAGAATATAAGCTGCGCTCTGGCGTAGGTCTGTCGGCGAATCAAATCGGACTGGAGAAGCGTATGTTCGCGATGTATCTTACAGACGAGAGAGGGCGGGCTGTAGAGCATGCTTGGGTTAATCCTAAGATCATAAGCCACTCCTTGTCTATGGTGTACTTACCAGAAAGCGAGGGCTGTCTGTCCGTTGATCGCCCCGTGCATGGCTTTGTACCTCGGTATGAAACCGTGAAGGTGAAGGGTTATGATCTGGAAGGTAAGGAGGTTGTCCTTAAATTTAAGGGCTACCAAGCTATCATCATCCAGCATGAAATAGACCATCTCGATGGGATTATGTTCTATGACCGAATTAACAAGGAGAATCCGTTTAAGCTGCCTCAGGGTGTGGAGATCCGGAACTTATATGAGTAG
- a CDS encoding glutamate-1-semialdehyde 2,1-aminomutase: MNRSTSEQLYHEALQHIVGGVNSPSRSFKAVGGGAPVFMKRASGSHFWDEDGNEYIDYLQAYGPIITGHAHPHITKAITTAAENGVLYGTPTQLEIKLAKMLKEAIPSMDKVRFVNSGTEAVMTTIRVARAYTKRSKIVKFAGCYHGHSDLVLVAAGSGPSTLGIPDSAGVPSSIAQEVITVPFNDLDSLKEALEKWGEDVAAVMVEPIVGNFGMVMPKPGFLEGLCKLAHDNGSLVIYDEVITAFRFHYGSTQTYAGLDNHEDITPDLTALGKIIGGGLPIGAYGGRKHVMEQVAPLGPAYQAGTMAGNPASISAGIACLEVLSAEGVYEEMDRLAIRLADGLQASADRHGIPLTINRIRGSFSTHFCNHPVTNYDEAQDTDGELFASFFRHMLNRGINLAPSKYEAWFLTTAHTDADIDATLIAAEESFRAMVAEK; this comes from the coding sequence ATGAATCGTTCCACATCTGAACAACTTTATCACGAAGCCCTCCAGCATATCGTTGGAGGTGTAAATAGCCCTTCCCGCTCCTTCAAAGCCGTTGGCGGCGGAGCACCCGTATTTATGAAACGCGCCAGTGGATCTCACTTCTGGGATGAAGACGGCAATGAATATATCGATTATCTCCAAGCCTATGGACCGATCATTACCGGCCATGCCCACCCTCATATTACCAAAGCAATTACTACAGCAGCAGAAAATGGTGTTCTTTACGGAACCCCAACCCAGCTCGAAATCAAACTTGCTAAAATGCTAAAAGAAGCCATTCCATCTATGGATAAAGTACGTTTCGTCAATTCCGGAACCGAAGCGGTTATGACAACGATTCGTGTAGCCCGTGCCTATACAAAACGCAGCAAAATCGTAAAATTCGCCGGCTGTTACCACGGCCACTCCGATCTGGTGCTCGTAGCAGCAGGATCCGGACCTTCTACACTTGGCATTCCAGACAGTGCCGGTGTTCCAAGCAGTATCGCCCAGGAAGTAATCACCGTTCCTTTTAATGATCTGGACAGCCTGAAAGAGGCGCTGGAGAAATGGGGCGAAGATGTCGCAGCTGTTATGGTTGAACCGATTGTAGGAAATTTCGGCATGGTGATGCCTAAGCCTGGTTTTCTCGAAGGACTTTGCAAGCTGGCTCACGATAATGGCTCCCTTGTTATTTATGACGAAGTCATTACTGCCTTCCGCTTCCACTATGGTTCTACACAAACCTATGCAGGGCTGGATAACCATGAGGACATCACTCCTGACCTTACTGCACTTGGCAAAATCATCGGTGGCGGCCTGCCTATCGGCGCTTACGGCGGCCGCAAGCATGTTATGGAACAGGTAGCTCCACTTGGACCGGCATATCAAGCTGGCACAATGGCAGGTAATCCTGCGTCTATCTCTGCAGGGATTGCTTGTTTAGAGGTTCTGAGTGCAGAGGGTGTATACGAAGAAATGGATCGGCTTGCAATCCGCCTCGCCGATGGACTTCAAGCATCTGCCGACCGTCATGGCATTCCACTGACAATCAACCGCATCCGTGGTTCGTTTTCCACTCATTTCTGTAACCATCCGGTTACGAATTATGACGAGGCTCAGGATACAGACGGCGAATTGTTCGCCAGCTTCTTCCGTCATATGCTGAACCGTGGCATTAACCTTGCCCCTTCGAAATACGAAGCTTGGTTCCTGACCACAGCACATACTGATGCAGATATCGATGCTACACTTATCGCAGCTGAAGAATCCTTCCGCGCTATGGTGGCTGAGAAATAA
- a CDS encoding LCP family protein: MPPRKKRHAKTGKSKKKPLLWTLAIILLLIIGGAIFYITTIYNELGSMSNTEDSPFQNAETVDVDTPEPPKWEGTEPVNILLMGVDARGVKKGEIPRSDTMLVASLDPVKKKISVFSILRDTYVPIPDHGEKRINTAIIYGPNTAMQTVSDLLGIPIQYYVYTDFQGFIKLVDAVGGVDYEVEKDMVYKTVADGPEYDIDLKKGYQHLDGNMALQYVRFRHDATSDFTRTERQRGFLKAVADKLISTTSIVKLPNILSQVTPYIETNMSVNDMWKLASVGYNSSMGGSEQIPPMDLLTEETTSDGSQVIGIRSEKKLKEFIQDTINGPEPTPTPTSENTSNSSSGGTN, translated from the coding sequence ATGCCACCTAGAAAGAAAAGGCACGCAAAGACTGGTAAGTCAAAAAAGAAACCGCTGCTTTGGACGTTGGCCATTATACTCCTCCTTATTATCGGTGGGGCCATTTTCTACATTACAACCATTTACAATGAGCTTGGTAGCATGTCGAATACTGAAGATTCACCTTTTCAAAATGCAGAGACCGTTGATGTTGACACCCCTGAGCCTCCTAAATGGGAAGGTACAGAGCCGGTCAATATCCTATTAATGGGTGTGGATGCCCGAGGTGTGAAGAAAGGGGAAATCCCCCGTTCAGATACAATGCTCGTCGCTTCTCTTGACCCTGTGAAGAAGAAAATCAGTGTATTTTCAATACTGAGAGATACGTACGTTCCGATTCCGGATCATGGCGAGAAGCGTATTAATACAGCGATTATTTATGGACCTAATACTGCGATGCAGACCGTCAGCGATCTGCTCGGTATCCCAATTCAATATTATGTCTACACGGACTTCCAAGGATTCATCAAGCTGGTTGATGCCGTTGGGGGTGTGGATTATGAAGTCGAAAAAGATATGGTCTACAAAACCGTTGCAGACGGTCCGGAATATGATATTGATCTGAAAAAAGGATACCAGCATCTTGACGGCAACATGGCGCTACAATATGTTCGCTTTCGGCATGACGCTACCTCCGATTTCACTCGAACCGAGCGCCAACGCGGTTTTCTCAAGGCTGTGGCTGATAAGCTGATCAGCACCACCTCCATCGTCAAACTGCCAAATATCCTGTCGCAGGTTACGCCTTATATTGAAACCAATATGTCAGTTAATGATATGTGGAAGCTGGCAAGCGTAGGGTATAATAGCAGTATGGGTGGCAGCGAGCAAATTCCGCCAATGGATCTGCTCACCGAGGAAACTACAAGTGACGGATCACAGGTTATTGGAATTCGTAGCGAAAAGAAGCTAAAAGAATTTATACAGGATACCATAAATGGTCCTGAGCCAACACCAACCCCTACATCGGAGAACACCTCCAATAGCAGTTCTGGCGGGACCAATTAA
- the bcp gene encoding thioredoxin-dependent thiol peroxidase — translation MNEVAIGQKVPNFTLPSSNGHEVSLSDYLGRKVILYFYPKNMTPACTQEACEFRDAFDQITAVGAVVLGISPDSLTSHAKFTEKHSLPFPLLSDEDHKVSEMFGVWQLKKLYGKEFMGIVRSTFLIDEQGILVEEWRKVRVKGHVANTIAGISES, via the coding sequence TTGAACGAAGTAGCTATTGGACAAAAAGTACCCAATTTCACCCTTCCCTCTTCCAATGGGCATGAGGTTAGTTTGAGTGATTACTTGGGCCGAAAGGTCATCTTATATTTTTATCCTAAAAATATGACACCAGCCTGCACGCAGGAGGCCTGCGAATTCCGTGACGCTTTTGATCAAATCACGGCGGTGGGTGCGGTTGTTCTGGGCATTAGTCCGGACTCTTTGACATCGCACGCTAAATTTACAGAGAAGCATAGTCTGCCCTTTCCACTGCTGTCTGATGAGGATCATAAGGTAAGTGAAATGTTCGGCGTATGGCAGCTTAAGAAACTTTACGGCAAAGAGTTTATGGGGATTGTGCGATCTACTTTTCTGATTGATGAGCAGGGGATATTAGTGGAAGAATGGCGGAAGGTACGGGTAAAAGGGCATGTCGCAAACACGATAGCAGGAATAAGCGAATCATAA
- a CDS encoding 2-hydroxyacyl-CoA dehydratase, producing the protein MLHIGLDIGSTTAKLVVIERDIIVYQDYVRHYSDIKKAALSLLSDVRDRFPERGARLTVSGSSGLSLSKLGGVPFIQEVIACTKAISALIPECDTAIELGGEDAKIIYLRGGIEQRMNTACAGGTGAFIDQMAALLQTDPAGLNVLAEKHERIYPIASRCGVFAKSDVQPMLNEGARREDVAASIFQSIVNQTISGLACGRPIRGRVAFLGGPLTFLPALRQRFAETLELAEEDILFPERSQYFVAIGAALSEADPVVLPLSSWITRIAAVDFTADRAADAELPPLFENAAELAEFRLRHGKASAARSNLALYRGPCYLGIDAGSTTTKLVLTGSADEILYTFYGSNKGNPLHSVSDALKEIYRVLPEGCHIAGSYVTGYGEGLIKAALRTDGGEVETVAHYKAASKFMPEVDFILDIGGQDMKCIKIRGGAIDSLMLNEACSAGCGSFLESFASALGLGIEEFAKTALEATQPVNLGSRCTVFMNSKVKQVQKEGASLADLSAGLAYSVIKNALQKVIKIRNPEDLGRNIIVQGGTFYNEAVLRAFESLTGRTVIRPDIAGVMGAYGCALIAREQAGVNGSSTLLGPEELASFKYEVSSGRCGRCGNNCALTISRFPDKSFYVTGNRCERGAGVKKEKNVLPNLMQYKYERFFEYESLPETGAWRGTVGIPRTMNMFENYPFWHTFFTKLGYRVILSPKSSKKLFESGMDTIPSESICYPAKMAHGHVQSLIGKGVDFIFYPAVVYEKKEDEAADNHFNCPVVASYPEVIRNNMDGLKDNGIKLVSPFLTFDDISALTKGLVKTFTSIPRDEITSAVQAGLTEADNAKSDVRTKGEETLVYLADTGTKGILLCGHPYHADPEINHGIADMITGMGLAVLTEDSVCHLDHSEGDVAVVNQWTYHARMYRAARLAAVRSDLELVQLTSFGCGIDAITCDAVQDIMERHNKVYTLIKIDEISNLGAARIRLRSLLAAMREREKGKVVPQKPPKVQANVLFTKEMKETYTILAPQMSPIHFELFEQVFRDAGYRLKILETTGPEETEEGLRYVNNDACYPAIVTIGQILSALKSGEYDPDRTAVIMSQTGGGCRATNYISLLRKALKDSDLEQIPVISLNASGMENQPGFRISLKLANRLIAAACYGDLMMRMLNHFRPHEVVPGSAEVLFRKGMERCKASLSNFSFREYKRLIREIVAEFCKLPVTGIAKPRVGIVGEILIKFHPDANNRIIEMIEAEGGEAVMPDFLDFIFYCVYNPIYKAEQFGKSKRLGYINPMLISYLEIYRKPIKVALEDAGLAKGRENIYGLAEKASRLVSVGNQMGEGWFLTAEMMDLLDNGVNNIACIQPFACLPNHITGRGMIKGLKELYPGANIVAIDYDAGVSVVNQANRIKLMMSIASSQEETKPSNLKLPDKPQQQTLPESSYSLT; encoded by the coding sequence ATGCTGCATATTGGGCTTGATATCGGATCAACTACTGCTAAATTAGTTGTCATAGAGCGGGACATCATTGTTTATCAAGACTATGTAAGACATTATAGCGATATTAAAAAAGCGGCCCTCTCTCTTCTGTCTGATGTACGCGACAGATTCCCAGAGAGGGGAGCTAGGCTTACTGTAAGCGGTTCCTCGGGTTTGTCTTTATCCAAATTAGGTGGAGTTCCCTTTATTCAGGAGGTGATAGCCTGCACGAAGGCGATCAGTGCGCTGATTCCGGAATGTGACACGGCGATTGAACTGGGTGGAGAGGACGCTAAGATAATATATCTTCGGGGCGGCATTGAGCAGCGTATGAATACAGCCTGCGCGGGCGGAACGGGAGCGTTCATCGATCAGATGGCAGCGCTGCTGCAGACCGATCCGGCAGGCTTAAATGTTTTGGCAGAGAAGCATGAGCGAATCTATCCCATAGCTTCACGCTGTGGTGTATTTGCCAAAAGCGATGTGCAGCCGATGCTTAATGAAGGAGCACGCCGGGAGGATGTGGCGGCCTCGATCTTCCAGAGTATCGTTAATCAGACGATTAGCGGTCTTGCTTGTGGACGTCCGATTCGAGGACGGGTGGCTTTTCTTGGCGGCCCGCTGACCTTCCTGCCTGCCTTGCGGCAGCGTTTTGCGGAAACGCTGGAGCTGGCGGAGGAGGATATCCTGTTCCCGGAACGCTCACAGTATTTCGTGGCGATTGGAGCTGCACTCTCCGAAGCTGATCCAGTCGTGTTGCCACTTTCAAGCTGGATCACGCGAATTGCGGCAGTTGATTTTACTGCGGATCGAGCTGCGGATGCTGAATTGCCGCCGCTTTTTGAGAATGCCGCTGAGCTTGCAGAATTTCGGCTTCGTCACGGTAAAGCCTCTGCAGCAAGATCAAATTTAGCTTTATATCGTGGGCCCTGTTATCTAGGAATTGATGCCGGCTCAACTACAACTAAACTCGTGTTAACCGGTTCCGCTGACGAAATTCTCTATACCTTTTATGGCAGCAACAAAGGCAACCCGCTGCATTCGGTCAGCGATGCACTGAAGGAGATCTACCGGGTTCTGCCTGAAGGCTGCCACATTGCAGGCTCATATGTGACAGGGTACGGTGAGGGGTTAATCAAGGCCGCTCTGCGGACGGATGGCGGAGAAGTAGAGACTGTTGCACACTACAAGGCAGCTTCCAAGTTCATGCCAGAAGTAGATTTCATACTGGATATCGGTGGTCAGGACATGAAGTGCATCAAGATCCGTGGCGGTGCTATCGACAGCCTTATGCTCAATGAAGCCTGTTCAGCGGGGTGTGGCTCTTTTCTGGAGAGCTTTGCCTCTGCCCTGGGACTTGGCATCGAGGAATTTGCTAAGACTGCACTCGAAGCGACTCAGCCTGTTAATTTGGGCTCGCGCTGCACGGTATTTATGAACTCTAAGGTTAAGCAGGTTCAGAAGGAGGGCGCGTCATTAGCGGATTTATCGGCGGGTCTTGCCTACTCTGTGATCAAGAATGCTCTGCAAAAGGTAATTAAAATCCGCAATCCGGAGGACTTAGGGCGAAATATCATCGTTCAGGGCGGTACCTTCTATAATGAAGCTGTATTGCGTGCCTTTGAGTCCTTGACGGGGCGAACGGTGATTAGACCGGATATAGCTGGCGTAATGGGGGCTTACGGCTGTGCACTGATTGCGCGTGAGCAAGCCGGGGTTAACGGATCCAGTACGCTGCTTGGACCAGAGGAGCTTGCCAGCTTTAAATATGAGGTTTCTTCAGGCCGCTGTGGCCGCTGTGGGAATAACTGTGCGCTGACGATCAGTCGTTTTCCGGATAAGAGCTTTTATGTGACCGGCAATCGCTGCGAACGTGGCGCAGGAGTCAAAAAAGAGAAAAATGTCCTGCCGAATCTGATGCAGTATAAATATGAACGGTTTTTTGAGTACGAGAGTTTACCGGAAACAGGGGCATGGCGGGGGACCGTCGGGATTCCGCGTACCATGAATATGTTTGAGAATTACCCGTTCTGGCACACCTTTTTCACCAAACTTGGCTATCGGGTGATTCTCTCCCCTAAATCCAGCAAGAAGCTTTTCGAAAGCGGAATGGATACAATTCCTTCAGAATCGATATGTTATCCTGCGAAGATGGCACATGGACATGTGCAAAGCCTGATCGGTAAAGGTGTCGATTTTATTTTTTATCCAGCGGTGGTGTATGAGAAAAAAGAAGATGAAGCCGCGGATAATCACTTCAATTGTCCAGTGGTCGCCTCGTACCCCGAAGTCATTCGCAACAATATGGATGGGTTAAAGGACAATGGAATCAAGCTTGTCAGTCCATTCCTGACCTTTGATGATATTTCTGCGCTGACCAAAGGACTGGTGAAGACATTTACCAGCATTCCGCGAGATGAGATTACGTCCGCGGTGCAGGCGGGACTTACAGAGGCTGATAACGCCAAAAGTGATGTGCGTACTAAAGGTGAGGAGACCCTTGTGTATCTAGCTGATACTGGAACCAAAGGAATCCTGCTCTGCGGGCACCCTTATCATGCCGATCCTGAGATTAATCACGGGATAGCGGATATGATAACCGGGATGGGACTCGCCGTGCTGACAGAAGATTCTGTCTGCCATCTGGACCACAGCGAAGGAGATGTGGCTGTTGTGAATCAGTGGACCTACCATGCCCGGATGTACCGTGCAGCCCGCCTTGCTGCAGTCCGCTCGGATCTGGAGCTTGTTCAATTGACTTCCTTCGGCTGTGGGATCGATGCGATCACTTGTGATGCCGTACAGGATATTATGGAAAGACATAACAAGGTATATACATTGATCAAAATCGATGAGATCAGCAATCTTGGTGCAGCGCGCATTCGGCTTCGTTCATTGCTGGCGGCAATGCGTGAGCGTGAAAAAGGTAAGGTAGTGCCGCAAAAGCCGCCAAAAGTGCAGGCTAATGTGTTATTTACGAAGGAAATGAAAGAGACCTATACCATCCTTGCACCACAGATGTCGCCTATTCATTTTGAATTGTTTGAGCAGGTTTTTCGCGATGCCGGGTACCGTCTGAAGATACTTGAAACTACCGGACCCGAAGAGACAGAAGAAGGTCTGAGATATGTTAATAATGATGCGTGTTATCCGGCAATTGTGACGATTGGCCAGATTCTGTCGGCGCTGAAGAGTGGGGAATATGATCCGGATCGTACTGCTGTGATTATGTCACAAACGGGTGGCGGCTGCCGGGCTACGAATTATATTTCTTTGCTCCGCAAAGCCTTAAAGGATTCAGACCTTGAACAAATTCCGGTGATTTCACTCAATGCTTCGGGGATGGAGAATCAGCCGGGTTTCCGCATCAGTCTTAAGCTGGCGAATCGGTTGATAGCTGCCGCTTGTTATGGTGATCTTATGATGCGGATGTTAAATCACTTTAGGCCGCATGAGGTTGTTCCAGGAAGTGCGGAAGTTCTATTCCGCAAAGGGATGGAGCGTTGCAAGGCAAGCTTATCCAACTTTTCATTCCGAGAATACAAACGCCTGATTCGTGAGATTGTTGCAGAGTTCTGCAAGCTGCCCGTTACGGGTATTGCTAAACCAAGAGTGGGCATTGTCGGTGAGATCCTGATCAAATTCCATCCGGATGCCAATAACCGCATTATAGAGATGATCGAGGCAGAGGGCGGGGAGGCGGTAATGCCGGACTTCCTGGATTTCATTTTCTATTGTGTATATAATCCGATCTACAAAGCTGAGCAATTCGGCAAAAGCAAACGGCTCGGCTATATCAATCCCATGCTGATCTCTTATCTGGAAATTTACCGTAAGCCGATTAAGGTTGCCCTTGAGGATGCGGGGTTAGCTAAAGGACGGGAGAATATTTATGGTCTTGCCGAGAAGGCCAGCCGACTGGTGTCCGTAGGAAATCAGATGGGTGAGGGCTGGTTTTTAACCGCAGAAATGATGGATTTGTTGGATAATGGAGTGAACAACATCGCCTGTATTCAACCGTTCGCGTGCCTGCCCAACCATATCACCGGGCGTGGGATGATTAAAGGTCTTAAGGAATTATATCCGGGTGCAAATATCGTGGCGATTGACTATGATGCTGGAGTCAGCGTAGTCAACCAAGCGAATCGGATCAAGCTGATGATGTCAATTGCCAGCAGCCAGGAAGAGACTAAGCCATCTAATTTAAAACTGCCGGATAAGCCTCAGCAGCAGACTTTACCTGAAAGTTCATACAGCTTAACCTGA
- a CDS encoding MarR family winged helix-turn-helix transcriptional regulator — MEDKEQQLDDIFSSFRRISHAFQQLLWKDAEELDITPTQLMVLRKISANPDIGITDLAELLHLGNSAASGVVDRMVKADLITRQRSEVDRRIYNLAITEKGREIRERSKQSLRRHLLPLSNIPAKDAGELLRIHNEIIQILEQGRDK, encoded by the coding sequence TTGGAAGATAAGGAGCAGCAATTAGATGATATTTTCTCCTCTTTTCGCCGGATTAGCCATGCATTCCAGCAGTTGCTGTGGAAGGATGCCGAAGAGCTGGACATCACACCAACACAGTTAATGGTTCTCCGCAAAATATCTGCAAATCCCGATATTGGCATTACAGATCTTGCCGAGCTATTACATTTGGGGAACAGTGCAGCGAGCGGCGTAGTGGACCGGATGGTGAAAGCCGATTTGATCACAAGACAGCGCTCTGAGGTAGATCGGCGTATATACAACTTGGCGATTACTGAAAAGGGCAGAGAGATCAGGGAAAGAAGTAAGCAATCGCTCAGAAGACACTTACTTCCACTATCCAATATACCTGCCAAGGATGCAGGTGAATTACTTAGGATTCATAACGAAATCATTCAGATCTTAGAGCAGGGGAGAGACAAATAG
- a CDS encoding DHA2 family efflux MFS transporter permease subunit translates to MSTITGNAAAATKGIRRGPIIAALLIGAFVALLNQTLLNVALPSIMDDLKIATNTAQWLTTGFMLVNGVLIPISAFLVEKFTTRQLFITAMSLFSLGTLVCGIGTGFEMIMVGRVIQAVGAGILMPLMNIVFLRIFPLEERGKAMGLMAVAMIFAPAVGPTLSGWVVQNYSWRVLFFIVLPLAILSTLLGMKTMQNVGQTTSPKLDKTGVILSTIGFGGLLYGFSDAGTDGWGSATVITCLIVGVIALALFVWRELKAETPLLEFRIFRYNMYSLTTLINIIITMALYSGMILLPIYLQTIRGFTPMESGLMLLPGAILMGIMSPITGIIFDKIGARWLSVVGLIITVITTWQFSQLTDSTTYTHMIITYTVRMLGMSMLSMPIVTAGLNQLPQRLSSHGTAMSNTLRTVGGALGMALFVSLMTNKTKSTITDTLMSGTVSLNDKAAMLKLTQEATISGVTHAFNIATWITVIALVLAFFIKKTSPQPDFLKTEEVQPQQDNQ, encoded by the coding sequence ATGAGTACAATTACAGGTAACGCTGCAGCGGCAACTAAGGGAATACGTAGAGGACCGATTATTGCAGCGCTCTTAATAGGTGCGTTTGTCGCACTTTTGAACCAAACACTTCTTAATGTGGCATTGCCGAGCATAATGGACGATCTAAAAATCGCTACGAATACGGCACAGTGGCTAACAACGGGATTTATGCTCGTGAACGGTGTGCTGATACCGATTAGTGCATTTCTGGTGGAAAAGTTTACGACCCGCCAGCTATTCATCACCGCGATGTCACTTTTTTCGTTAGGTACACTTGTCTGTGGAATCGGAACAGGCTTTGAAATGATCATGGTCGGCAGAGTCATTCAGGCGGTTGGCGCAGGGATTTTGATGCCGTTAATGAATATTGTGTTTCTTCGCATCTTCCCACTTGAAGAGCGGGGGAAAGCGATGGGGCTAATGGCGGTAGCCATGATTTTTGCTCCAGCTGTTGGTCCAACGTTGTCAGGCTGGGTAGTTCAGAACTATTCTTGGCGTGTATTGTTCTTTATCGTTCTTCCGCTGGCCATTCTTTCTACCTTGCTAGGTATGAAAACAATGCAAAACGTAGGGCAAACAACCTCTCCGAAACTGGATAAAACGGGTGTTATCCTGTCTACAATTGGTTTTGGGGGATTGTTGTACGGCTTCAGTGATGCTGGAACCGATGGTTGGGGAAGTGCAACAGTCATTACCTGCCTCATTGTGGGTGTGATTGCACTGGCTTTATTCGTATGGAGAGAGCTCAAGGCTGAGACACCACTGCTTGAGTTCCGGATTTTCAGATACAATATGTATTCACTCACGACATTAATCAATATCATCATTACGATGGCTTTATATTCGGGTATGATTTTGCTGCCGATTTATTTGCAGACGATCCGTGGCTTTACGCCAATGGAGTCCGGTCTTATGCTTTTGCCGGGAGCCATTCTAATGGGAATTATGTCTCCAATCACGGGGATTATATTTGATAAAATCGGGGCAAGATGGCTGTCTGTGGTAGGCCTGATTATTACAGTAATTACGACTTGGCAATTCAGCCAGCTTACAGACAGTACGACGTATACGCATATGATTATTACTTACACGGTTCGGATGTTAGGCATGTCGATGTTATCGATGCCGATTGTAACGGCTGGACTTAACCAGCTGCCACAGCGTTTAAGCTCGCATGGTACAGCAATGTCGAATACGTTGCGGACGGTCGGGGGCGCGCTGGGAATGGCGTTGTTCGTCAGTCTAATGACCAATAAGACGAAGAGCACAATCACTGATACGCTTATGAGCGGAACGGTTTCGTTAAACGATAAAGCAGCCATGCTTAAGCTTACGCAAGAGGCTACAATTAGCGGGGTTACGCATGCCTTTAACATTGCTACCTGGATCACTGTAATTGCTTTGGTATTGGCTTTCTTTATTAAAAAGACTTCACCGCAGCCAGACTTCCTGAAGACGGAGGAAGTGCAGCCACAGCAGGACAATCAATAA
- a CDS encoding zinc ribbon domain-containing protein: protein MGHEHVEQGDLKICQSCGMPMPTAELLGTDQNGNKIEDYCVYCYENGAFKQPNITLQEMADICTGYMVEEGMDENVARKLLAEQLPHLKRWSDPAAVSPAN from the coding sequence ATGGGACATGAACATGTAGAGCAAGGAGATCTTAAAATTTGTCAAAGCTGTGGGATGCCAATGCCTACGGCGGAATTGCTTGGAACGGACCAGAATGGCAACAAGATCGAAGATTACTGTGTGTACTGCTATGAGAATGGCGCATTCAAACAGCCTAATATCACGTTGCAAGAAATGGCTGACATTTGTACAGGCTATATGGTCGAAGAAGGAATGGATGAGAATGTTGCCCGTAAACTTCTCGCGGAGCAGCTGCCACATTTGAAACGCTGGAGCGATCCTGCAGCTGTGTCTCCAGCTAACTAA